The following are encoded in a window of Caldicellulosiruptoraceae bacterium PP1 genomic DNA:
- a CDS encoding AAA family ATPase, translated as MGGGSSLDEYDVPIQQGYLSSYYDKVIEFMRNFFSSSLKDNQYLEKAVITGILRIAKESIFSGLNNLKVCSILNNQYSSYFGFLENEIIQLLEYYNIEHKADDIKKWYNGYSFGDKVIYNPWSILNFIDNNDLGFCPYWVNTAEETIIKNILARSDKELKNDLESLLTGQELKKPINENIVMGDIEKNTINIWSFLLFSGYLKFENKDIVNGRIFCSLKIPNEEVKILYQDVILSWFTDNINFERFNLQK; from the coding sequence ATAGGTGGGGGTAGTTCACTTGATGAGTATGATGTTCCAATTCAGCAAGGATATTTATCTAGTTACTATGATAAAGTCATTGAATTTATGAGAAATTTTTTTAGCTCAAGCCTTAAAGATAATCAATATCTTGAAAAGGCTGTAATAACAGGAATATTAAGAATTGCAAAAGAAAGTATATTTTCAGGCCTTAACAATTTGAAAGTATGTTCTATACTAAATAATCAATACAGCTCTTATTTTGGATTCTTAGAAAATGAAATAATTCAATTATTAGAATATTACAATATAGAACATAAAGCTGATGATATAAAAAAGTGGTATAATGGGTATTCTTTTGGTGATAAAGTTATTTATAATCCATGGTCAATCTTAAATTTTATTGATAATAATGATTTAGGATTTTGTCCTTACTGGGTAAATACAGCTGAAGAAACAATTATTAAAAATATTTTAGCCAGAAGTGATAAAGAGCTTAAAAATGATTTAGAAAGTTTATTAACTGGGCAAGAATTGAAAAAACCCATTAATGAAAATATAGTAATGGGTGATATTGAAAAAAATACAATTAATATTTGGAGTTTTTTATTGTTTAGTGGTTATCTTAAATTTGAAAATAAAGATATAGTAAATGGGAGAATTTTTTGTAGCTTAAAAATTCCTAATGAAGAGGTAAAAATATTATACCAAGATGTTATTCTATCATGGTTTACTGATAATATTAATTTTGAAAGATTTAATCTGCAAAAGTAG
- a CDS encoding LacI family DNA-binding transcriptional regulator — translation MKRVTIYDIAKEAKVSPSMVSRVINNSGSVKKEKAEKILQIAQKYNYVPNILARSLTKKKSKTIGIILPDISNPFFLQIYREAEKRALEKGYNIILGNSFSKYEIESVYLRSLVEKQVDGIIFLGGRINDCKLKDKYIEEMIAIKNKVPIATVNSIYEEITTTNIITDEEKGFRQLMEFICKRGFKKVGIILGDQGVSSTESKKEYFLKYVDEYHLDTDEKWIIYSGFSIKAGEEGVKKLLKADNLPEVLMCINDIVAIGAIRELYLHGLKVPENIKVTGFDDIELAQTFIPSLTTVNQNYSVIGKLLIDVLTIKEENKDKKVVVKTEVKVRESCS, via the coding sequence ATGAAAAGAGTAACCATATATGATATAGCAAAAGAAGCAAAAGTCTCTCCAAGTATGGTATCAAGAGTAATAAATAACAGTGGGTCAGTTAAAAAAGAAAAAGCAGAAAAAATATTGCAAATAGCTCAAAAATACAATTACGTTCCTAATATTCTTGCTCGAAGTTTAACAAAGAAAAAAAGCAAAACTATCGGTATTATACTACCAGATATAAGCAACCCGTTCTTTCTACAGATATACAGAGAAGCCGAGAAAAGAGCTTTAGAGAAAGGTTACAATATAATATTGGGTAATTCGTTTAGCAAGTATGAAATAGAATCTGTCTATTTGAGATCCTTAGTAGAAAAACAAGTAGATGGGATAATATTCTTGGGTGGCAGGATCAATGATTGCAAATTGAAAGATAAATATATAGAAGAGATGATAGCTATTAAAAATAAGGTGCCTATAGCAACAGTAAATAGTATTTATGAAGAAATAACAACTACAAATATCATAACAGATGAGGAAAAGGGTTTTCGACAACTTATGGAGTTTATCTGTAAAAGAGGATTTAAGAAAGTAGGAATTATATTAGGAGACCAAGGTGTTAGCTCAACAGAATCTAAGAAAGAATATTTTTTGAAATACGTGGATGAATATCATCTTGATACTGATGAGAAATGGATAATTTATAGTGGGTTCTCGATAAAGGCAGGGGAAGAAGGAGTAAAGAAGCTATTGAAAGCAGATAACCTGCCAGAAGTTTTGATGTGTATAAATGATATAGTTGCAATAGGAGCAATAAGGGAATTATATTTGCATGGTTTAAAGGTTCCAGAAAATATAAAAGTCACTGGCTTTGATGATATAGAATTGGCACAAACTTTTATTCCTTCTTTAACCACTGTTAATCAAAATTATTCAGTTATTGGAAAACTACTTATAGATGTTTTGACAATAAAAGAAGAGAACAAAGACAAAAAAGTAGTGGTTAAGACTGAAGTTAAAGTAAGAGAATCTTGTAGTTAA
- a CDS encoding beta-galactosidase, whose protein sequence is MIKKHYPFSMAAMLYNNYDRGRNMKAEKIMLTKDGIKIGDNYKILLCSSLFYFRIPEEEWEDRIKKIKLAGYNCLDVYFPWNYHEVEEGKWIFDGNRDVVKFLNIVKENEMYVVARPGPYICSEWDLGGLPAYLLSKRDISLREVNDVFLRYVGKWYEKIIPIISKYQITEGGPIIAIQVENELDFYNCSDKKNYLSKLVDFIKKYDIDVPLIACVGQGDVEGATGLLDSLVSTFNFYPDIKDSTIENKLYYYLDLMQRKNLPFLITETGREHFLLKRLLASGAKLIGAYNQVGGTNFEFYNAINNWGNPLSLIACDYDFNSLVSAFGEINEKEFLEARLLSKLINSLNDLITTSTIEDNNDIFVESVNGSICPVSKIMNLSDYGKMVSLVNIAQDEANIKINIDKDVFPRSTNLKVKSLQCKYVFINLDLKKWDINGEILFSSAEPCFIGNKSEEFLMVFHTDDEAEIIFKLDSVSRVEGDIDSLDEIIFKFTKDDVEKSATIFLKNGKKLKIIGLNSNVAAKIEKIDKDLMYLNNFGNNYIKQKSRAVSCRSNIIDRLEEIEYGVEKFKGQRAMFLENVGIYKGCAWYKLRYEMKNKKKIKGLAMSNASDILSIYINEDYIGTFLNDGECIFLDKVLNIEEKEIEVLVKAEIWGHCNFDDNRKNSLKICSLKGLNNASLIFDISDITDNWYLFKEGNHKTPPIFTNFGIRQTTKKQFEDHYYKKIFISKEAENCYLWFKGFECNGELFINQKPICKVDKYHQMFDVSEYIERGSFNEVKVVVTKDYFDDKSGKVYLLEGISSKECAILYSEPTKLYELAKKSKDTADKITLPIIMKSKHSLILRLEMDTNIDYTKVKALFKGKNLKITAISKEQVIGRIWLEEKKNISIFRGGNPDILYLPKNLLQAANNELILYLEPTKIDDNSILEEIEMIYME, encoded by the coding sequence ATGATAAAAAAACATTATCCATTTTCAATGGCAGCAATGCTTTATAATAACTATGACAGGGGGAGAAATATGAAAGCAGAAAAGATTATGCTAACAAAAGATGGAATAAAAATAGGAGATAATTACAAAATCCTACTTTGTTCATCGCTATTTTATTTTAGAATTCCTGAAGAAGAATGGGAAGATAGAATAAAAAAGATTAAATTAGCAGGATATAATTGTTTGGATGTTTATTTTCCATGGAATTACCATGAAGTAGAAGAGGGAAAATGGATCTTTGATGGCAACAGGGACGTAGTAAAGTTTCTAAATATTGTTAAAGAGAATGAAATGTATGTTGTAGCAAGACCAGGGCCATATATATGTTCAGAATGGGATTTAGGTGGATTACCAGCTTATTTGTTGTCTAAAAGAGATATTAGTCTGAGAGAGGTAAATGATGTTTTTTTGAGATATGTGGGAAAATGGTATGAAAAGATAATACCAATAATAAGTAAATATCAAATAACAGAAGGTGGGCCAATAATTGCAATTCAAGTAGAAAATGAATTGGACTTTTACAATTGTTCTGATAAAAAGAATTATCTAAGTAAATTGGTTGATTTTATCAAAAAATATGATATAGATGTTCCTTTAATTGCATGTGTAGGACAAGGTGATGTTGAGGGAGCAACAGGGTTATTAGATAGTTTGGTGTCTACATTCAATTTCTATCCTGATATTAAAGACTCTACAATTGAGAATAAGCTATATTACTATTTAGATTTAATGCAGAGAAAAAATCTCCCATTTTTAATTACTGAAACGGGGAGAGAGCACTTTTTACTAAAGCGTCTTTTGGCCAGTGGTGCAAAATTAATAGGTGCTTATAACCAAGTGGGCGGAACTAATTTTGAGTTTTACAATGCAATAAATAATTGGGGGAATCCTCTCTCTTTAATAGCATGTGATTATGATTTTAATTCTCTTGTATCAGCATTTGGAGAAATCAATGAGAAAGAATTTCTTGAAGCAAGACTACTTAGTAAATTGATAAATTCCTTAAATGATTTAATAACCACCTCTACAATAGAAGATAACAATGATATTTTTGTAGAAAGTGTAAATGGAAGTATTTGTCCAGTTTCAAAAATAATGAATTTAAGTGATTATGGTAAAATGGTCTCCTTAGTCAATATTGCTCAAGATGAAGCAAATATAAAAATCAATATTGATAAAGATGTCTTTCCAAGAAGCACCAATCTTAAAGTGAAGTCTTTACAGTGTAAATATGTGTTTATCAATTTGGATTTAAAAAAATGGGATATAAATGGTGAAATTTTATTTTCGTCGGCTGAACCATGTTTTATTGGCAATAAAAGTGAGGAATTTTTAATGGTTTTTCACACCGATGATGAGGCAGAAATAATATTTAAATTAGACAGTGTAAGTAGAGTGGAAGGTGATATTGATAGCCTGGATGAAATAATATTTAAGTTTACCAAGGATGATGTTGAAAAATCAGCAACTATATTTTTAAAAAATGGGAAAAAACTAAAGATAATTGGTCTAAATAGCAATGTAGCTGCTAAAATTGAAAAAATTGATAAGGATCTTATGTATTTAAATAATTTTGGTAATAATTATATAAAACAAAAGAGCCGTGCAGTCAGCTGCAGATCAAATATAATTGATAGACTAGAAGAAATAGAATATGGCGTAGAAAAATTCAAAGGTCAAAGGGCAATGTTTTTAGAAAATGTAGGAATATATAAAGGTTGTGCTTGGTATAAGCTAAGGTATGAAATGAAGAACAAAAAGAAGATAAAAGGGCTTGCCATGAGCAATGCAAGTGATATTTTATCAATTTATATAAATGAGGATTATATTGGAACATTTTTGAACGATGGTGAATGTATTTTTTTAGATAAAGTCTTAAATATTGAAGAAAAAGAAATTGAGGTTTTAGTAAAAGCAGAGATATGGGGACATTGTAATTTTGATGATAATAGGAAAAATTCACTTAAAATTTGCTCTCTAAAAGGGCTTAATAATGCTTCATTAATATTTGATATTAGTGATATTACAGATAACTGGTATTTGTTTAAAGAAGGGAATCACAAAACTCCACCTATATTTACTAATTTTGGGATAAGACAAACAACTAAAAAGCAATTTGAAGATCATTATTATAAGAAGATCTTTATAAGTAAAGAAGCAGAAAATTGCTATCTTTGGTTTAAAGGATTTGAATGTAATGGCGAATTGTTTATTAACCAAAAACCTATCTGTAAAGTTGACAAGTATCACCAAATGTTTGATGTGAGTGAATACATAGAAAGAGGAAGTTTCAATGAGGTAAAAGTAGTTGTTACAAAGGATTATTTTGATGACAAAAGTGGAAAAGTTTATCTATTAGAAGGTATTTCAAGTAAGGAATGTGCCATTTTATATTCAGAACCAACAAAACTATATGAACTTGCAAAGAAAAGCAAAGATACAGCTGACAAGATCACCTTGCCCATTATTATGAAAAGCAAACATTCTTTAATTCTTCGTCTTGAAATGGATACTAACATTGACTACACAAAAGTCAAAGCATTATTCAAAGGCAAGAACCTTAAAATAACAGCAATAAGTAAAGAACAAGTTATAGGAAGAATATGGCTTGAAGAGAAAAAAAACATATCAATTTTTAGAGGTGGTAATCCTGATATTTTATATTTGCCTAAAAATTTACTTCAAGCTGCTAATAATGAATTAATATTATACTTAGAACCAACAAAAATAGATGATAATTCTATTTTAGAAGAGATTGAGATGATTTATATGGAATAA
- a CDS encoding ABC transporter permease produces the protein MKMVSNLSVSNSSMVNYKKPKNKFSTLKNNKTLLLMCLPAIIFFFVFSYIPMPGLYIAFVDYRYDLGIFKSPFVGLSNFKFLIMSGDLLRLTRNTILYNLVFIIFGSLFQILVAILLNEINAKRFRKVTQTIMIFPNFISYVLVGLLAYNFLNFDYGVINNILKSLKITPINFYSTPSLWPFIIVITNIWKGAGYGSVIYFATITNIDTEIIEAALIDGANTLQKIRYVILPLLKPTFVILLLFSLGGILRGDFGLFYNLVGSNNSLLFENTDIIETFVFRSLMNNFNFSLGSAVSFYQSILGFFIVTFANWLVKRIEPEYALF, from the coding sequence ATGAAAATGGTTTCTAATTTATCTGTTTCTAATTCATCAATGGTAAATTATAAAAAACCAAAAAATAAGTTCTCTACTTTGAAAAATAATAAAACTTTATTACTTATGTGTTTACCTGCTATAATTTTCTTTTTTGTTTTTTCATATATTCCTATGCCAGGTTTGTATATTGCCTTTGTGGATTATCGTTATGATCTGGGAATATTTAAAAGTCCTTTTGTTGGTTTAAGTAATTTTAAATTCTTAATAATGTCAGGAGATTTACTTAGGCTAACAAGAAACACAATACTTTATAATTTGGTTTTTATAATATTTGGCAGTTTATTTCAGATTTTAGTAGCTATACTACTTAATGAAATTAATGCTAAACGCTTCAGAAAGGTTACCCAAACAATAATGATATTTCCAAACTTTATATCCTATGTTCTTGTTGGATTATTAGCATATAACTTTTTAAATTTTGATTATGGTGTTATAAATAATATCCTTAAGTCATTAAAAATTACACCTATAAATTTTTATTCTACTCCAAGTTTATGGCCATTTATTATTGTTATAACTAATATATGGAAAGGTGCTGGATATGGTTCAGTTATTTACTTTGCTACTATAACCAATATAGATACCGAAATTATTGAAGCAGCATTAATAGATGGTGCAAATACTTTGCAGAAAATCAGGTATGTCATTTTACCACTTTTGAAACCAACTTTCGTAATATTACTTTTATTTTCATTGGGTGGCATATTAAGAGGAGATTTTGGTTTGTTTTATAATCTGGTTGGGTCTAATAATTCTTTGCTATTTGAAAATACTGATATAATCGAAACATTTGTATTTAGGTCTCTTATGAACAATTTTAATTTTTCTCTTGGCAGTGCAGTGAGTTTTTATCAATCAATTTTGGGTTTCTTTATTGTTACATTTGCCAATTGGCTTGTAAAGAGAATTGAACCAGAATATGCATTATTTTAA
- a CDS encoding carbohydrate ABC transporter permease, protein MEYTEKNKTPQDLPGTIIKIVAYIFITLFALACLIPFIIVISTSFTSESSIMKYGYQIWPKQFTVFAYKLISADPQYLIGSYMVTILNTVVGTILGLFLIAMTGYVLQRPDFPYRNKISFYIYFTTLFSGGLVPYYLLVTQILHLKDNYLAILLPLLMSPWLIILMKNFMKSIPHSITESAKIDGAGDFTIFIRLILPMAKPALATVGLFLALGYWNEWYNAMLFLSSSVKYIPLQLFLYNVITKADFIRNSAASANVPLQDIPLESMKMATAVVATGPIILVYPFVQKYFIKGITVGAVKG, encoded by the coding sequence ATGGAATATACTGAGAAAAACAAAACTCCTCAAGATTTGCCAGGTACTATAATTAAAATTGTGGCATATATTTTTATAACTTTATTTGCTCTTGCTTGTCTTATTCCATTTATAATTGTTATATCAACTTCTTTTACATCAGAGAGTTCAATTATGAAGTATGGCTATCAAATTTGGCCTAAACAGTTTACGGTATTTGCTTATAAATTGATTTCAGCAGATCCACAATATTTGATTGGTTCTTATATGGTAACAATTTTAAATACGGTAGTGGGAACTATATTAGGATTATTTTTGATTGCAATGACTGGATATGTGCTTCAAAGACCTGATTTTCCTTATAGGAATAAAATATCATTTTATATATATTTTACCACTTTATTTTCTGGTGGTCTTGTTCCATACTATCTTTTGGTTACACAAATTCTTCATTTAAAGGATAATTACTTAGCTATATTATTGCCATTATTAATGAGTCCATGGCTTATCATACTTATGAAAAACTTTATGAAATCTATTCCTCATTCAATAACAGAATCAGCTAAAATAGATGGTGCGGGTGACTTTACTATATTTATAAGGTTAATATTACCAATGGCAAAACCTGCACTTGCCACAGTAGGGTTATTTCTTGCATTGGGTTATTGGAATGAATGGTATAATGCTATGTTGTTTTTATCAAGTTCGGTAAAATATATTCCTCTTCAATTATTTCTCTATAATGTTATTACAAAAGCAGATTTTATAAGAAATTCAGCCGCATCTGCTAATGTTCCATTACAAGATATTCCGCTTGAATCAATGAAGATGGCAACAGCAGTAGTAGCAACAGGTCCTATAATCTTGGTTTATCCATTTGTGCAAAAATATTTTATAAAAGGTATTACAGTGGGAGCTGTAAAAGGTTAA
- a CDS encoding ABC transporter substrate-binding protein, producing the protein MKRAARVVAVVCIIALIAGIVMSTSPSKAASNVPKNFVKVTYLMLGDPPTNGQLEKVSAEWNKILKKKVNANLELKFTGWADWYTKYNMMLASGEALDLITSADDWLDLWPNAARGAFLPLDNLLPKYAPITWKSVPQSHWKLSKYNGKIITIPEDQYTQYVNHGFFYRGDWAKEFGIKLPIKDFETFEKYLDGIKKNKPGVIPWDAAVSIGQEIWGGWVESYTDAVGLPFATGYHAIFWGKSWKDRYTIYSPIFDKTFVEYAKTMKRWSDKGYFRSDVLTYKGDTRAELQEGKTGADEHHTATYLGLRPSMDKKQPGSDLQFFAWCDTRGNLLKTSILHGATSVGRNSKNPERALMVYDLIRNDQQIYRLVNYGIEGVQYVLKKKNGVLVRATPPKYDDNKDGFWSNFWGGRNDKLEIPGENTPLDIKNEIYNRYAKIAKDYPYTGFTFDPKPIQAELAALSNVTNTYGPAISFGKVKDPVKAVEDYRKKLKAAGYDKALKEIKRQLLQFKKQMGD; encoded by the coding sequence ATGAAACGTGCGGCGAGGGTTGTTGCGGTTGTATGTATTATTGCTTTAATAGCTGGGATTGTAATGTCAACATCTCCTAGCAAGGCAGCTTCTAATGTTCCTAAGAATTTTGTAAAAGTAACTTATCTTATGTTGGGAGATCCACCAACCAATGGTCAACTTGAAAAAGTATCTGCAGAATGGAATAAAATTTTAAAGAAAAAAGTTAATGCAAATTTAGAGCTTAAGTTTACTGGTTGGGCTGATTGGTATACCAAATACAACATGATGTTGGCATCCGGCGAAGCCTTAGATTTGATAACAAGTGCTGACGACTGGCTTGATTTGTGGCCAAATGCTGCAAGAGGTGCTTTTTTACCATTAGATAATTTATTACCCAAGTATGCACCTATAACATGGAAGAGTGTTCCACAATCTCATTGGAAACTTTCTAAGTATAATGGCAAGATTATAACTATACCTGAAGATCAATATACACAATATGTAAATCATGGGTTCTTTTATAGAGGAGATTGGGCAAAAGAGTTTGGAATTAAATTGCCAATAAAAGATTTTGAAACATTTGAAAAATATCTTGATGGAATAAAGAAAAATAAGCCCGGTGTAATCCCATGGGATGCAGCAGTTTCTATAGGTCAAGAAATATGGGGTGGTTGGGTTGAGTCATATACTGATGCAGTAGGGCTTCCTTTTGCAACAGGATACCATGCAATATTTTGGGGTAAATCATGGAAAGATAGATATACTATTTATTCCCCAATTTTTGACAAAACTTTTGTTGAATATGCAAAAACAATGAAGAGATGGTCTGATAAGGGTTATTTTAGGTCAGACGTATTAACATATAAAGGAGATACAAGAGCTGAATTACAGGAAGGTAAAACAGGAGCCGATGAGCATCATACAGCGACTTATCTTGGGCTTAGACCATCAATGGATAAAAAGCAGCCAGGATCAGATCTTCAATTCTTTGCTTGGTGTGATACAAGAGGAAATCTCTTAAAAACCTCAATATTACATGGTGCAACTTCAGTGGGAAGAAACAGCAAGAATCCGGAAAGAGCACTTATGGTATACGATTTGATTAGAAATGATCAACAAATATATAGGTTAGTGAACTACGGTATTGAGGGAGTTCAGTATGTGCTTAAAAAGAAAAATGGTGTTCTTGTAAGAGCAACTCCTCCTAAATATGATGACAATAAAGATGGATTTTGGTCAAACTTCTGGGGTGGAAGAAATGATAAATTAGAAATTCCAGGGGAAAATACTCCACTTGATATCAAGAATGAAATATACAACAGATACGCTAAGATTGCAAAAGATTATCCTTATACAGGTTTTACATTTGACCCGAAACCTATTCAAGCAGAATTAGCAGCACTTTCTAATGTTACTAATACTTATGGACCTGCAATTAGTTTTGGAAAAGTGAAAGACCCTGTAAAAGCTGTAGAAGATTATAGGAAGAAATTAAAAGCAGCAGGTTATGATAAAGCTTTAAAAGAAATTAAAAGACAGCTTTTACAATTTAAAAAACAAATGGGTGATTAA
- a CDS encoding ABC transporter substrate-binding protein, whose translation MKKAVRTIIIGLVILSLVLVGEIYNATSVKAATKEGKITIWAWDPNFNIAIMNEASSRYKKMNPKVKIDVVSMAKADVEQKLNTVLASGMKTGLPEIVLIEDYNAQKYLASYPGSFAVLNNHFNYKDFAQYKVNLMTLNGKIYGIPFDSGVAGWFYRTDYFQKAGYKANNLINITWDKFIEIGKTIKQKTGKYMIGFDPYDGGLIRIMLQSAGKWYFDKNGKVDIANNPVLKDALNVYKKLVDSGIAKKVNGWNQWVASFNNGDAASVVSGVWIMGSIKAEKKQSGKWSVAPIPRLNIKGSVNASNLGGSSWYVLQNSKYKDLAIDFMKQIYAKDIDFYQKILIERGAVGTYVPAQKGKAYTASDPFFGGQKIFVHFSNWMKNIPTVNYGLYTYEADSAIMAVMPDVYSGKLTVDAAVKKIEQQFKNKVGQ comes from the coding sequence ATGAAAAAAGCAGTTCGGACTATAATTATTGGATTGGTTATTTTGTCGCTTGTGTTAGTAGGTGAAATATATAATGCAACTAGTGTAAAAGCAGCTACAAAAGAAGGAAAAATAACTATCTGGGCATGGGATCCAAATTTTAATATTGCAATTATGAATGAAGCAAGTAGCCGATATAAAAAGATGAATCCAAAGGTAAAAATTGATGTAGTTAGTATGGCAAAAGCAGATGTTGAACAAAAGCTCAACACTGTTCTTGCTTCGGGAATGAAAACAGGACTACCAGAAATTGTTTTGATTGAAGATTATAATGCACAAAAATATCTTGCTTCTTATCCAGGTTCATTTGCAGTTTTGAATAACCACTTTAATTATAAGGATTTTGCACAATATAAAGTTAATTTAATGACTCTTAATGGTAAAATATATGGAATTCCATTTGATTCAGGAGTTGCTGGTTGGTTTTATAGAACTGATTACTTCCAGAAAGCTGGTTATAAGGCAAATAATTTGATAAATATTACATGGGATAAATTTATTGAAATAGGTAAAACAATAAAACAAAAAACTGGCAAGTATATGATTGGTTTTGATCCATATGATGGTGGTTTGATAAGAATAATGCTACAATCTGCTGGAAAATGGTATTTTGATAAAAATGGTAAAGTTGACATTGCAAATAACCCAGTTTTGAAAGATGCTTTAAATGTCTATAAAAAATTGGTGGATTCAGGAATTGCAAAAAAGGTCAACGGATGGAACCAATGGGTAGCATCCTTTAATAATGGAGATGCTGCATCGGTTGTATCCGGTGTATGGATTATGGGTTCAATTAAAGCAGAAAAAAAACAAAGTGGTAAATGGTCAGTTGCACCTATTCCAAGACTAAATATAAAAGGTTCAGTTAATGCATCAAATTTAGGTGGTTCAAGCTGGTACGTATTGCAAAATTCAAAATATAAGGATTTAGCTATAGATTTTATGAAACAAATATATGCAAAAGATATAGATTTTTATCAGAAGATTTTAATTGAAAGAGGAGCTGTAGGGACATATGTGCCAGCTCAGAAAGGTAAAGCATATACAGCAAGTGATCCATTCTTTGGTGGACAAAAGATTTTTGTACATTTTTCTAATTGGATGAAAAATATACCAACTGTTAATTATGGCTTATATACTTATGAAGCTGATAGTGCAATAATGGCAGTAATGCCAGATGTTTATTCTGGTAAATTAACGGTTGATGCAGCAGTGAAAAAAATAGAACAACAATTTAAGAACAAAGTTGGACAGTAA
- a CDS encoding carbohydrate ABC transporter permease, with translation MKKISYERYLNLWGWFFILFAVVGFSLFLFYPIAYSLYLSTFGTKGVIQEFVGIGNYIRLIKDNTFILSLKNILVILVIQVPIMLILALILAVILNDKRIKFRGIFRTAIFLPAVTSLVAYTVLFKMMFSPDGLINQALLSLHLIKEPIPWLMDPFWAKVTLIIALTWRWMGYNMMFYLSGLQNISYEIYEAADIDGANKVVQFFKITIPLLKPIIVFTSIMSTIGTLQLFDEPINLAAGVVTGSSVGPGDSLLTPSVYIYNICFKYMPNFGYAAAASYVIVIIVAILSFIQLKLAGDKE, from the coding sequence ATGAAAAAGATATCATATGAGAGATATCTGAATTTGTGGGGTTGGTTTTTTATATTATTTGCAGTTGTAGGATTTAGTTTATTTCTTTTTTATCCTATAGCATATTCATTGTATCTTTCTACATTTGGTACTAAAGGTGTTATTCAGGAATTTGTAGGTATAGGTAATTACATAAGATTAATAAAAGATAATACATTTATTCTTTCGTTAAAAAATATACTAGTTATTTTGGTTATACAAGTTCCAATAATGTTAATTTTAGCTTTGATTTTAGCAGTTATACTTAATGATAAAAGAATAAAATTTAGGGGTATTTTCAGAACTGCAATTTTTCTACCAGCCGTTACTTCATTGGTAGCTTATACAGTGTTATTTAAGATGATGTTTAGTCCAGATGGTTTAATAAATCAAGCATTATTATCATTACATTTGATAAAAGAGCCCATACCATGGCTTATGGATCCATTTTGGGCGAAGGTGACGCTTATAATTGCTTTGACATGGAGATGGATGGGTTATAATATGATGTTTTATTTATCAGGCTTACAAAATATTTCTTATGAAATATATGAAGCAGCAGACATTGATGGAGCAAATAAAGTTGTACAATTTTTTAAAATAACTATTCCGTTGCTTAAACCTATTATAGTTTTCACATCTATAATGTCTACGATTGGGACACTTCAATTATTTGATGAGCCTATAAACTTAGCGGCAGGTGTTGTTACTGGTTCAAGTGTAGGACCTGGAGATTCATTGTTAACACCTTCTGTTTATATATATAACATTTGTTTCAAATACATGCCAAACTTTGGATATGCTGCAGCAGCTTCTTATGTTATAGTGATAATAGTAGCAATATTGTCATTTATTCAGCTAAAATTGGCAGGTGATAAAGAATGA